A portion of the Harpia harpyja isolate bHarHar1 chromosome 15, bHarHar1 primary haplotype, whole genome shotgun sequence genome contains these proteins:
- the PLA2G7 gene encoding platelet-activating factor acetylhydrolase isoform X1, protein MAPCPKLFFQARGRLSHLQTKAKFGPSPSGRARQSLCRRARPPPAGAAASHPAPGGPGGDPGGPACASGQRDGSGGRPGHPTAGVSVKAPMDMGSSSTEKFYRIPEGKGPHPVGCTDLMTENAVEGSFLRLYYPSCDATDNEEAPWIPDKEYYQGLSDFLNMYRVVGERLFQYYVGSVTCPAKSNAAFKPGEKYPLLVFSHGLGAFRTIYSAICIEMASQGFIVAAVEHRDESASATYYCKKKSVSEPQEESTSNTEKEWIYYRKLKAGEEERCLRHKQVQQRAQECIKALDLILKINSGEKVMNVLNSNFDWNSLKDSVDTSKIAVMGHSFGGATVIESLSKEIRFRCGIALDAWMLPVGDDIYQNSVQQPLLFINSEKFQWAENILKMKKLGSNDTNKKMITIKGSVHQSFPDFTFVSGEIIGRFFKLKGEIDPNEAIDISNHASLAFLQKHLSLKNDFDKWDSLVDGIGPNVIPGTNIDLSPAEPE, encoded by the exons atggctCCATGCCCAAAACTTTTTTTCCAGGCGCGGGGAAGACTGTCTCATCTGCAAACTAAGGCAAAGTTTGGTCCCTCCCCTTCGGGGAGAGCCCGGCAGTCGCTCTGCCGCCGAGCCCGACCTCCTCCGGCCGGAGCAGCCGCCTCCCACCCGGCTccggggggtccggggggggacccggggggCCCCGCCTGCGCCTCCGGCCAGCGGGACGGGAGCGGAGGGCGGCCGGGACACCCCACGGCAG GTGTGTCGGTGAAGGCACCAATGGACatggggagcagcagcactgagaagTTTTATAGGATCCCCGAAGGAAAGGGACCGCACCCGGTTGGATGTACAGACCTGATGACAGAGAATGCAGTTGAG GGAAGCTTCTTGCGGCTATATTATCCATCATGCGATGCCACAGATAATGAAGAGGCACCATGGATTCCAGATAAAGAGTACTATCAGGGACTCTCTGACTTCCTTAATATGTACCGAGTTGTAGGAGAAAGGCTTTTCCAGTACTATGTTG GTTCAGTGACCTGTCCTGCAAAgtcaaatgctgcttttaagcCAGGAGAAAAATACCCACTCCTCGTTTTTTCCCATGGACTTGGAGCTTTTCG GACGATCTATTCTGCTATTTGCATAGAGATGGCTTCCCAGGGCTTTATAGTGGCTGCTGTGGAGCACAG AGATGAATCTGCTTCAGCAAcatattactgtaaaaaaaagtcCGTTTCTGAACCACAGGAAGAGTCTACATCAAACACAGAGAAGGAGTGGATCTACTACAGGAAACTAAAAGCTGGAGAGGAAGAGCGTTGTTTGCGCCATAAGCAG GTGCAGCAAAGAGCACAGGAGTGTATCAAAGCTCTCGATCTCATTCTTAAAATCAATTCAGGAGAGAAAGTAATGAATGTACTAAATTCAAACTTTGACTGGAATAGCCTAAAG GATTCTGTTGATACTAGCAAAATAGCTGTGATGGGACACTCTTTTGGTGGTGCTACAGTTATTGAAAGTCTAAGCAAAGAAATAAGATTCAG GTGTGGCATTGCCCTCGATGCATGGATGCTTCCAGTAGGTGATGACATTTACCAAAACAGTGTCCAGCAACCGCTGCTTTTTATCAACTCCGAAAAATTCCAGTGGGCTGAAAATATCTTAAAGATGAAGAAGCTCGGCTCCAATgacacaaacaagaaaatgatCACTATCAA GGGGTCAGTACATCAGAGCTTTCCTGACTTTACCTTTGTGAGCGGAGAAATCATTGGaagatttttcaaattaaaaggagaaatagaTCCCAATGAAGCTATTGATATAAGCAATCATGCTTCATTAGCCTTCCTGCAGAAACATTTGA GTCTTAAGAATGATTTCGACAAGTGGGATTCTCTTGTGGATGGCATAGGACCCAATGTTATTCCTGGTACCAATATTGACTTATCTCCAGCTGAACCTGAATAA
- the PLA2G7 gene encoding platelet-activating factor acetylhydrolase isoform X2, with the protein MDMGSSSTEKFYRIPEGKGPHPVGCTDLMTENAVEGSFLRLYYPSCDATDNEEAPWIPDKEYYQGLSDFLNMYRVVGERLFQYYVGSVTCPAKSNAAFKPGEKYPLLVFSHGLGAFRTIYSAICIEMASQGFIVAAVEHRDESASATYYCKKKSVSEPQEESTSNTEKEWIYYRKLKAGEEERCLRHKQVQQRAQECIKALDLILKINSGEKVMNVLNSNFDWNSLKDSVDTSKIAVMGHSFGGATVIESLSKEIRFRCGIALDAWMLPVGDDIYQNSVQQPLLFINSEKFQWAENILKMKKLGSNDTNKKMITIKGSVHQSFPDFTFVSGEIIGRFFKLKGEIDPNEAIDISNHASLAFLQKHLSLKNDFDKWDSLVDGIGPNVIPGTNIDLSPAEPE; encoded by the exons ATGGACatggggagcagcagcactgagaagTTTTATAGGATCCCCGAAGGAAAGGGACCGCACCCGGTTGGATGTACAGACCTGATGACAGAGAATGCAGTTGAG GGAAGCTTCTTGCGGCTATATTATCCATCATGCGATGCCACAGATAATGAAGAGGCACCATGGATTCCAGATAAAGAGTACTATCAGGGACTCTCTGACTTCCTTAATATGTACCGAGTTGTAGGAGAAAGGCTTTTCCAGTACTATGTTG GTTCAGTGACCTGTCCTGCAAAgtcaaatgctgcttttaagcCAGGAGAAAAATACCCACTCCTCGTTTTTTCCCATGGACTTGGAGCTTTTCG GACGATCTATTCTGCTATTTGCATAGAGATGGCTTCCCAGGGCTTTATAGTGGCTGCTGTGGAGCACAG AGATGAATCTGCTTCAGCAAcatattactgtaaaaaaaagtcCGTTTCTGAACCACAGGAAGAGTCTACATCAAACACAGAGAAGGAGTGGATCTACTACAGGAAACTAAAAGCTGGAGAGGAAGAGCGTTGTTTGCGCCATAAGCAG GTGCAGCAAAGAGCACAGGAGTGTATCAAAGCTCTCGATCTCATTCTTAAAATCAATTCAGGAGAGAAAGTAATGAATGTACTAAATTCAAACTTTGACTGGAATAGCCTAAAG GATTCTGTTGATACTAGCAAAATAGCTGTGATGGGACACTCTTTTGGTGGTGCTACAGTTATTGAAAGTCTAAGCAAAGAAATAAGATTCAG GTGTGGCATTGCCCTCGATGCATGGATGCTTCCAGTAGGTGATGACATTTACCAAAACAGTGTCCAGCAACCGCTGCTTTTTATCAACTCCGAAAAATTCCAGTGGGCTGAAAATATCTTAAAGATGAAGAAGCTCGGCTCCAATgacacaaacaagaaaatgatCACTATCAA GGGGTCAGTACATCAGAGCTTTCCTGACTTTACCTTTGTGAGCGGAGAAATCATTGGaagatttttcaaattaaaaggagaaatagaTCCCAATGAAGCTATTGATATAAGCAATCATGCTTCATTAGCCTTCCTGCAGAAACATTTGA GTCTTAAGAATGATTTCGACAAGTGGGATTCTCTTGTGGATGGCATAGGACCCAATGTTATTCCTGGTACCAATATTGACTTATCTCCAGCTGAACCTGAATAA
- the IMP3 gene encoding U3 small nucleolar ribonucleoprotein protein IMP3 has product MVRKLKYHEQKLLRRLELVSWEAAGGSLAEVKALRRYRLGRREDYVQYKALARTVRALARRLRDLGPASAAFRARCAAALLEKLYGLGLVSCRRSLAVCENLSAAAFCRRRLPCLLVKLRMAQNLRHAVTFVEQGHVRVGPEVVTDPALLVPRAVEDFVTWVDASRLRRKVLDYNQERDDFDLAA; this is encoded by the coding sequence ATGGTGCGGAAGCTGAAGTACCACGAGCAGAAGCTGCTGCGGCGGCTGGAGCTGGTGAGctgggaggcggcgggggggagccTGGCCGAGGTGAAGGCGCTGCGGCGTTACCGGCTGGGTCGGCGGGAGGACTACGTGCAGTACAAAGCGCTGGCCCGCACCGTCCGCGCCTTGGCCCGCCGGCTCCGCGACCTGGGGCCGGCCAGCGCCGCCTTCCGCGCCCGCTGCGCCGCCGCGCTGCTGGAGAAGCTCTACGGCCTGGGGCTGGTGAGCTGCCGGCGGTCGCTGGCCGTCTGCGAGAACCTCTCGGCCGCCGCCTTCTGCCGCCGgcgcctgccctgcctgctggtgAAGCTGCGGATGGCGCAGAACCTGCGGCACGCCGTCACCTTCGTGGAGCAGGGCCACGTCCGCGTGGGGCCCGAGGTGGTCACCGACCCCGCGCTCCTCGTCCCCCGCGCCGTGGAGGACTTCGTCACCTGGGTGGACGCCTCCCGCCTCCGGCGGAAGGTGCTCGACTACAACCAGGAGCGCGACGACTTCGACCTGGCCGCCTAG
- the TDRD6 gene encoding tudor domain-containing protein 6, giving the protein MYQPAPTLVFPPSPSPPLPPAVDQNGLDRLGGRVTLPRGSRGRRVPYEAREGRPFGFVWAAKAEAPGLSSGPGMLSPGTTVALRVCAVGLRPEVPVVRLWGLLGERSADYVRLRRKIQAAAGPRLAAAPGHGRLEAGGAELRTGDLGLVEVVGLWYRCCVVSRRGQDYRVFLLDEGCTVVTSAYYLARGCKELFHLPPEVLGCVVADVMPSGGPKVVACGDAPASTWTVEAMEFLSYLHGKEVSGLVQEVMTPQLVVLELPQLVAQMHHLGLARQVPPSWFCQVLRRCLTYGPLRNQLKLQPPACSLVTSAVPQLHHGLLSCQPVSPALDYFYPQLQLGVTEPVLVTHVSDPHRLYCQLQSLSQEIRCLSDTMRHAYDRCEQDLSPTVGSPYAARGIDGRWYRALLLELISGEQDQQVALVIFVDYGRKETVTRANLRHLPVECFRIPVVTYPCALQGISDGGCGWSPSQIDELKALVLGKGVSACIRTFNSFEHLYYVNLYGENGVNLNHLFGVQACCLVSSRMQVSQTEAREQLELEESTAEELELPPGAPPVALMHRDLASAPVGGVRLKLGVFHDAQVSHLRDPSEFWLQLHEHRPLIRQLRQSMWNFYSNGTKLDGAGWVLQPGSLCCASGKEDVFYRAVITSVLDSGVEIHLVDRGNTEIVDRCAVKELLPQFRELPALALKCCLAGVSPLRGSWSEASVSAFREIVLNKTLKVPFLSVQGDKYMVEIFDQSQLGEKSVSKLMVQGGYAEYQRYEIPKTLQKSNNTVSQASSLACAGEEKQIHVEKRLRDLKRSGRALNPYTAVTVRERPVAAIQNSKSSESLPAQKCESKENLPISWRQNYVEMKPSSSYGGQLEVGSTVNVVVSYVENPSNFWCQLSRNCHDLNVLMAEIQEYCKNSSHPHAWPNSVCLAQYSEDEKWYRALIISEVPSAEKVEVIYVDYGNREMVSLTNLRSTSERFLRLEAQAFRCSLYNLIQPNGQDPFAWDEEAIQAFQEFVDTSSSHFELKCTIFALASINNKELFNIVDLMTPFQTACQFLTKKGVARPLSPQKPLVSSVHLHSYYYSMHDIKIGSEEDVYITHVEDPWTFFCQLERCADILAQLTDNISHLSETMTSLKTLQKSGSLCLAKYTDNQWYRGVIKKTKPNMEVFFVDFGNTETIEKDHLLPLPCDACDILLLPMQAIKCSLSDISNVPKEATMWFKQAVLERQLKAIVVAKESDGKLLIELFDGHIQINAKLKEELSLINNTGLCRHIENETLCSRNTDVNERNETAESPLNAGRPLERKKCRSEAQGGGESSKRHFKEDVNFFQSAMKKDVAAGLLESDEVLSSKKDAFLLNKAEGESLLSVQMDTQSDIKSDAEGVCIMLKNVSDPLQQKIVPALKVLVYVSHVNDPLDFYVQLESAEAQLNSIMESLNDSTQAKNPCGQLFQAGDLISAVYSEDSLWYRAVVKEKTSDNLISIQYIDYGNTSVINVDQAHRLPEVLSSIPAISIHCFLGGLKCKKNTNWAEKAVLYFTKRTSEVLLMCEFVEKIEDKWEVILSDHQGIITVDLADENLASRERSCSTGILDGRENSDVIAVCEPLPPQAQNEISCVSDCKSFIWKFPEAGQTVKIYVTVVNGPEYFWSHSADTKDMNYIEEKIEEAENLGLNSWSDCRYCIKSGNICLAKYSQDGKFYRAKVSSVKGDKVVVRHVDYGSEESVSMEMVRQIPCELLKVPNQAFACCLSGFNSSEGSWLSEAKEKFYDMTEGLLLDAEVIETREDKASEVPLSVVKLEASGKSINEEMKSFWKANKGTGDNAFSNLEKPLKESRCSNNDTGLCLERETTALCGLAQEESESALLCSEPFLDVTSEWLNTVEANMSVGAVEYVSGKADDGCETAEHQNNFIKEIPLCEGESNNNVLLEPTRSCGLNVLGSEMKAAEQELSEVLFQEDAELKAELTGSASAASLFLGNKQEQVKRLPVLQVQSSSSDETGMLVELDQLQMHSSYADLKELILELEALSVQYSFGEETKEALETESLEMQTALGSEVREKVLERESFELPVVSEEMGDLAALKFLESLPSLNERENLVPSVSDAEKTELISSDVQLSLGEKAEKLELNLSGIHKAEAIQEDWMEVEPPPLRLSSSGGRPEKQLDLKTHDMLSMLGAEIEQLLELVLPDAQPSREDGEEDSLGLEHAALQSSANSGSQFSFLTKDLTNQVPVCTVKSCDCKVEKCKEWQKKNNECYVEEWMQQDLTYLLKECGNACVQSLDCKSGDEELEKKQNENLADCGAEHNEYTCNLKGFAVGSKCVVWTSLKWCEARILEVSEKGTRVLNLSSGNEEIVDPENVWNCIPDWACRSSEAITPVMENLQSLPEESLLQEKQTGCSSDLPEDPHVLQHS; this is encoded by the exons ATGTATCAGCCCGCTCCGACCCTCGTGttccccccgtccccgtccccccccctcccccccgcggTGGATCAAAATGGACTCGACCGCTTGGGCGGCCGCGTAACGCTTCCCCGCGGGTCACGTGGGCGGCGCGTGCCTTATGAGGCCAGGGAGGGGCGGCCATTTGGCTTCGTGTGGGCGGCGAAGGCGGAGGCCCCAGGGCTGAGCTCCGGCCCGGGGATGCTCAGCCCCGGCACCACCGTGGCCCTGCGGGTCTGCGCGGTGGGCCTGCGCCCCGAGGTGCCCGTCGTGCggctgtgggggctgctgggcgAGCGCAGCGCTGACTACGTCCGCCTCCGTCGCAAGATCcaagcggcggcggggccgcgcctgGCGGCCGCCCCGGGTCACGGCAGGCTGGAGGCCGGTGGGGCTGAGCTGCGCACTGGAGACCTGGGCCTGGTGGAGGTGGTCGGGCTCTGGTACCGCTGCTGCGTGGTGAGTCGCCGTGGCCAGGACTACCGTGTGTTCCTGCTGGACGAGGGCTGCACGGTGGTCACATCCGCCTATTACCTGGCGCGGGGCTGCAAGGAGCTTTTCCACCTGCCCCCGGAGGTGCTGGGCTGTGTTGTGGCTGATGTCATGCCCTCTGGAGGCCCCAAGGTGGTAGCCTGTGGGGATGCGCCAGCCTCCACCTGGACCGTGGAGGCTATGGAGTTCCTCAGCTACCTGCATGGCAAGGAGGTGTCTGGTCTGGTGCAGGAGGTGATGACGCCGCAGCTCGTAGTGCTTGAGCTGCCTCAGCTTGTGGCCCAGATGCATCACCTGGGCCTGGCCAGGCAGGTCCCTCCCAGTTGGTTCTGCCAGGTGCTCAGGCGCTGCCTGACTTATGGCCCCTTAAGAAACCAGCTCAAGCTGCAGCCTCCAGCGTGTTCCCTTGTAACTTCTGCCGTGCCACAGCTTCACCATGGTTTGCTGTCCTGTCAGCCTGTGTCACCTGCCTTGGATTACTTTTACCCGCAGCTTCAGTTGGGTGTGACAGAGCCTGTCCTAGTGACCCATGTCTCTGACCCACACCGCCTCTACTGCCAGTTGCAGAGCCTGTCCCAGGAGATCCGTTGCCTTTCTGATACCATGCGCCACGCTTATGACCGGTGTGAGCAGGATTTATCACCCACAGTGGGCTCACCCTATGCTGCCCGTGGCATAGATGGCCGGTGGTATCGTGCACTGCTGCTGGAGCTTATTTCTGGGGAGCAGGACCAGCAAGTGGCTCTAGTGATCTTTGTGGACTATGGCAGGAAGGAGACTGTGACCAGAGCTAACTTGCGCCATTTGCCTGTTGAGTGTTTTCGTATACCTGTGGTGACTTACCCATGTGCTCTTCAGGGTATCTCGGATGGCGGTTGTGGCTGGTCCCCATCGCAGATTGATGAGCTGAAAGCATTGGTGCTAGGCAAAGGAGTGAGTGCTTGCATCAGAACCTTTAACTCCTTTGAGCATCTCTATTATGTGAACCTGTATGGGGAAAATGGTGTCAACTTGAACCATCTTTTTGGGGTGCAGGCTTGCTGCCTAGTTAGCAGCCGTATGCAGGTCAGCCAAACTGAGGCTCGGGAGCAGCTGGAATTAGAAGAATCCACAGCTGAAGAACTGGAATTGCCACCAGGAGCACCTCCTGTTGCTTTAATGCACAGAGATTTGGCCTCTGCTCCTGTAGGTGGTGTGCGCCTGAAATTGGGTGTGTTCCACGATGCACAGGTCTCCCACCTCCGAGACCCATCTGAGTTCTGGCTGCAGCTCCACGAGCATCGCCCGCTCATCAGGCAGCTGAGGCAGAGCATGTGGAATTTTTACTCCAATGGGACAAAGCTGGATGGTGCTGGGTGGGTCCTACAGCCTGGATCCCTTTGTTGTGCCAGTGGGAAAGAGGATGTCTTTTATCGAGCGGTGATCACCAGCGTACTGGACAGTGGGGTAGAAATACACCTGGTGGACAGAGGCAATACTGAAATTGTAGATCGGTGTGCGGTAAAGGAGCTGCTCCCTCAGTTCAGGGAACTACCTGCTTTAGCTCTGAAGTGTTGTTTGGCAGGTGTCTCCCCTCTGAGAGGGAGTTGGAGTGAAGCATCTGTGTCTGCATTCAGAGAGATTGTACTGAACAAGACACTAAAGGTTCCTTTTTTAAGTGTGCAGGGTGACAAATACATGGTTGAAATTTTTGACCAGTCCCAGTTAGGAGAGAAAAGTGTAAGTAAACTCATGGTCCAGGGAGGCTATGCTGAATACCAGAGGTATGAAATACCCAAGACTCTCCAGAAATCTAATAACACTGTGAGCCAGGCCTCTTCCCTAGCATGTgctggggaggaaaaacaaatacatgtaGAGAAGAGGCTCAGAGATCTAAAGAGAAGTGGTAGAGCACTTAATCCTTACACGGCTGTGACGGTCAGAGAGCGCCCCGTTGCAGCCATTCAGAATTCTAAAAGTAGTGAATCTCTTCCTGCTCAGAAGTGTGAGAGCAAAGAAAACTTGCCCATCTCTTGGAGACAGAATTATGTGGAAATGAAGCCAAGCTCCTCTTACGGAGGTCAATTAGAAGTGGGAAGTACAGTTAATGTTGTTGTGTCATATGTTGAAAATCCTAGTAATTTTTGGTGTCAGTTAAGTAGAAATTGCCATGACCTTAATGTATTAATGGCTGAAATTCAGGAGTATTGTAAAAATTCATCCCACCCACATGCTTGGCCAAATTCTGTATGTTTAGCCCAGTACTCAGAGGATGAAAAATGGTACAGGGCTTTAATTATTAGTGAAGTTCCTTCTGCAGAAAAAGTAGAAGTCATATATGTTGACTATGGCAACAGAGAGATGGTGTCTCTAACAAACCTCCGCTCAACTAGTGAACGTTTTCTTAGGTTAGAGGCTCAGGCTTTCAGGTGCAGCCTTTACAACTTAATCCAACCAAATGGTCAGGATCCTTTTGCTTGGGATGAAGAAGCAATTCAGGCTTTTCAAGAGTTTGTTGATACTTCATCATCTCACTTTGAACTGAAGTGTACAATATTTGCCTTGGCTTCGATAAACAATAAGGAGCTATTTAACATTGTAGATTTAATGACACCTTTTCAGACTGCTTGCCAGTTTCTGACCAAGAAAGGTGTGGCCAGACCTTTATCTCCTCAAAAGCCTCTGGTATCCTCAGTTCATCTTCATTCTTACTATTATTCTATGCATGATATCAAAATTGGGAGTGAGGAAGATGTTTATATTACGCATGTTGAGGATCCATGGACGTTTTTCTGCCAACTTGAAAGATGTGCAGATATCTTAGCACAGCTTACTGATAACATCAGTCATCTAAGTGAAACAATGACCAGCTTAAAAACCTTGCAAAAGTCTGGGAGCTTGTGTCTAGCAAAGTATACTGACAATCAGTGGTACAGGGGAgtaattaagaaaacaaaacctaataTGGAAGTCTTCTTTGTGGATTTTGGGAACACAGAGACAATAGAGAAAGATCATCTGCTTCCTTTACCCTGTGATGCTTGTGATATCTTGCTTTTGCCAATGCAGGCCATAAAGTGTTCCTTATCTGATATATCTAATGTTCCCAAAGAAGCTACAATGTGGTTTAAGCAAGCTGTCCTAGAAAGGCAATTAAAAGCGATAGTAGTAGCAAAGGAATCTGATGGTAAACTGTTGATTGAGTTGTTTGATGGTCATATTCAAATTAATGCAAAACTGAAGGAGGAATTAAGCTTAATAAACAATACAGGACTGTGTAGGCATATAGAAAATGAAACTTTGTGCTCTAGAAATACAGATGTGAATGAGAGGAATGAGACTGCAGAGTCCCCTTTAAATGCAGGTAGgcctcttgaaagaaaaaaatgcagatctgaagcccagggaggaggggagagtaGCAAAAGGCACTTCAAAGAAGATGTAAACTTTTTCCAGTCTGCTATGAAGAAAGATGTGGCAGCTGGATTACTAGAATCTGATGAAGTGCTTAGCAGTAAGAAGGAtgcttttttgttaaataaagcGGAGGGGGAGTCTCTGCTCTCTGTCCAGATGGATACACAGTCAGATATTAAATCTGATGCTGAAGGTGTGTGTATAATGCTTAAAAATGTATCTGATCCACTGCAACAGAAGATAGTGCCAGCTCTTAAAGTGTTAGTGTATGTGTCTCATGTAAATGATCCATTGGATTTTTATGTTCAACTAGAAAGCGCTGAGGCTCAGCTTAACAGCATTATGGAAAGCTTAAATGATAGTACACAAGCAAAGAACCCTTGTGGACAACTGTTCCAAGCAGGAGACTTAATCAGTGCTGTTTATTCAGAAGACAGCCTGTGGTATCGAGCTGTAGTAAAAGAGAAGACTTCTGACAATTTGATAAGTATACAATATATTGATTATGGTAATACTTCAGTAATTAATGTTGATCAAGCACACAGACTCCCTGAAGTCTTGTCATCTATTCCAGCAATAAGCATTCACTGCTTCCTAGGTGgacttaaatgcaaaaaaaatacaaactgggCAGAGAAAGCAGTGCTTTACTTCACCAAGAGAACAAGTGAAGTTCTGCTAATGTGTGAATTTGTAGAGAAGATTGAGGATAAATGGGAAGTTATTCTCAGTGACCATCAAGGTATAATAACAGTGGATTTAGCTGATGAAAATCTTGCAAGTAGGGAAAGATCTTGTTCAACAGGAATACTTGATGGAAGAGAGAACAGTGATGTGATAGCTGTGTGCGAGCCTTTGCCGCCTCAGGCACaaaatgaaatttcctgtgtAAGTGATTGTAAATCATTTATCTGGAAGTTTCCAGAGGCAGGTCAGACTGTAAAAATATATGTCACAGTGGTCAATGGTCCAGAATACTTTTGGAGTCATAGTGCTGATACAAAAGACATGAACTacatagaggaaaaaatagaggAAGCTGAAAACCTTGGACTAAACTCTTGGAGCGATTGCAGATACTGTATTAAAAGCGGTAATATTTGTCTAGCAAAATATAGTCAAGATGGAAAGTTCTACAGAGCTAAAGTCAGCAGTGTAAAAGGTGACAAGGTAGTTGTTAGACATGTGGATTATGGAAGTGAGGAATCTGTTAGCATGGAGATGGTCAGACAGATTCCATGTGAATTGCTCAAAGTACCTAATCAAGCATTTGCTTGCTGTCTGTCAGGCTTCAATTCCTCAGAGGGCTCATGGCTCAGTGAAGCAAAAGAGAAGTTTTATGATATGACTGAAGGCCTCTTATTAGATGCTGAAGTAATAGAAACTCGGGAAGATAAAGCTTCTGAAGTCCCTCTGTCTGTTGTCAAGCTGGAAGCTTCTGGCAAGAGTATTAATGAAGAGATGAAGTCTTTTTGGAAGGCTAATAAAGGAACTGGTGACAATGCTTTCTCAAACCTTGAGAAGCCCTTAAAGGAAAGCAGATGTTCAAACAATGATACGGGTCTTTGTCTTGAAAGAGAAACTACTGCTCTTTGTGGATTAGCTCAAGAAGAAAGTGAAAGTGCTTTACTTTGTTCTGAACCTTTCCTGGATGTAACTTCTGAGTGGTTAAATACTGTAGAAGCAAATATGTCAGTGGGAGCTGTTGAGTATGTGTCTGGGAAGGCTGATGATGGATGTGAAACAGCTGAGCATCAAAACAACTTTATCAAAGAGATACCTCTATGTGAAGGAGAGAGCAATAACAATGTATTACTAGAACCAACAAGAAGCTGCGGTCTTAATGTTTTGGGGAGTGAAATGAAAGCTGCAGAACAAGAATTATCTGAAGTCCTGTTTCAAGAGGATGCTGAGCTGAAAGCTGAACTGACAGGCAGTGCTTCAGCAGCCAGCCTTTTCCTAGGGAACAAACAAGAACAAGTGAAAAGATTGCCAGTGCTCCAGGTACAGTCGTCTTCAAGTGATGAAACGGGGATGTTAGTAGAACTGGATCAGTTACAAATGCACTCTTCATATGCTGATCTGAAAGAGCTCATACTGGAGCTAGAGGCCCTTTCAGTGCAGTACTCCTTTGGTGAAGAAACAAAGGAAGCTCTGGAAACAGAGTCACTTGAAATGCAGACAGCTTTGGGCAGTGAAGTGAGAGAGAAAGTGTTGGAACGGGAATCGTTTGAGCTGCCAGTTGTGAGTGAGGAGATGGGGGATTTGGCAGCTCTGAAATTTCTTGAAAGCTTACCGTCACTTAATGAGAGAGAGAACTTGGTGCCTTCCGTTAGCGatgcagagaagacagagctgATTTCATCTGATGTTCAGCTTTCTTtgggagagaaggcagagaaaCTGGAATTGAATTTGTCTGGAATTCATAAAGCAGAAGCTATACAAGAAGATTGGATGGAAGTAGAGCCTCCTCCCCTAAGGCTGTCTTCATCTGGTGGTAGACCTGAGAAACAACTGGACCTGAAGACCCATGACATGCTGTCAATGCTAGGTGCTGAAATTGAGCAGCTTCTGGAACTGGTGCTGCCTGATGCGCAGCCATCTCGGGAAGATGGGGAGGAGGACTCTTTAGGGTTGGAACATGCTGCACTGCAAAGTTCTGCAAACAGTGGAAGtcaattttcatttcttacaAAAGACTTAACAAATCAGGTGCCTGTTTGCACTGTAAAATCATGTGACTGCAAAGTTGAGAAATGTAAGGAGTGGCAGAAGAAGAACAATGAGTGTTATGTGGAAGAATGGATGCAACAAGACTTGACTTACTTGCTTAAAGAATGTGGAAATGCATGTGTGCAGTCTTTAGACTGTAAGTCTGGGGATGAAGAactagaaaaaaagcaaaatgagaactTGGCTGACTGTGGTGCAG AACACAATGAGTATACTTGTAATCTGAAGGGCTTTGCTGTTGGTTCCAAATGTGTGGTGTGGACTTCTCTAAAATGGTGTGAGGCTCGTATTTTGGAGGTATCTGAAAAAGGTACCAGG GTCTTGAATCTCTCCAGTGGCAATGAGGAGATTGTGGATCCTGAGAATGTCTGGAACTGTATTCCTGACTGGGCTTGCAGATCATCTGAG GCAATAACCCCTGTAATGGAAAACTTGCAGTCCTTACCAGAGGAGTCCTTACTTCAAG AAAAGCAAACTGGCTGCAGTTCAGATTTGCCTGAAGATCCTCATGTCCTCCAACATTCCTGA